Proteins co-encoded in one Setaria viridis chromosome 9, Setaria_viridis_v4.0, whole genome shotgun sequence genomic window:
- the LOC117839461 gene encoding DNA ligase 1 — MFLRATSTTTSTLLLRCHPLPSPKTLALAPPPSLLSFSLRPRLFAASSSSASAAAPRRRAAAVAAEAESGEKKPPAARAKRAGAVPAPAAAGMSASGGGAGGKRTVADVLMGNARAAASKAKKAAPSPKKPRAQADGAEAEPAEAAAVAEKPPSPVRSKRASSPAKSPKSPADGAAGEKKRSTSPAKSKGPAAAAQLDGAKENSPSPKRSKTLAAKSDTVSQTDGKKKRSPSPTKAKGQASQPEEKKQPASLKNAKPTDSPKSEEKNTTLELKKKGSEFDPMAAAYWKPGEPVPFLFLARALDLISNESGRIVITEILSNVFRTVMATTPDDLLATVYLSANRIAPPHEGIELGIGDASVIRALAEAYGRKEEHVKKDLKELGDLGLVAKASRSSQKMMFKPKPLTISRVLSTFRTIAKESGKDSQDKKRNHIKGLLVAATDCEPQYITRLLQSKMRIGLAEKTVQMALGQAAVYSDKKSSPPEVQSPFEEAAKIIKQVYSVLPIYDKIVPALLEAGVWKLPETCKFSIGVPVGPMLAKATKSVSEIIDKFQGLEYTCEYKYDGERAQIHCMEDGSVEIYSRNAERNTGKYPDVVDAVSRFRKPTVKSFVLDCEIVAYDREKKKILPFQILSTRARKGVTVNDIKVSVCTFGFDILYMNGKPLLQEQLKIRREHLYNSFEEVPGVFQLATAITSNDLEEIQKFLDTAVNSSCEGLIIKTLDKDATYEPAKRSNNWLKLKKDYMDSIGDSLDLVPIAAFYGRGKRTGVFGSFLLACYDEQNEEYQTICNIGTGFSEQQLEERSSSLRSKVIEKPKAYYRFADTMDPDVWFEPSEVWEVKAADLSISPVHRAANGIVDPNKGISLRFPRLLRLRDDKSPEQATTSEQVADMYRAQKINHGYNQEDEDDD, encoded by the exons ATGTTCCTCCgagccacctccaccaccacctccacgctCCTCCTCCGATGCCACCCGCTCCCCTCGCCTAAAACCCTAGCCCTCgccccgcctccctccctcctctccttctccctccgcccccgcctcttcgccgcctcctcctcctcggcatccgccgccgctccccgccgccgggcggccgcggtcgccgccgaagccgaatccggggagaagaagccgccggcggccagggcgAAGCGGGCCGGCGCGGTACCcgcaccagcggcggcgggaatgtcggcctccggtggcggcgccggggggAAGCGCACGGTGGCGGACGTGCTGATGGGGAACGCGCGGGCCGCAGCCAGCAAGGCGAAGAAGGCGGCGCCGTCACCGAAGAAGCCCCGGGCGCAGGCCGACGGCGCGGAGGCCGagccggcggaggccgcggcggtggcggagaagccgccgtcgccggtgaggtCCAAGCGGGCGTCGTCCCCTGCGAAGTCCCCCAAATCGCCGGCTGATGGGGCGGCTGGCGAGAAGAAGAGGTCCACGTCGCCGGCGAAGTCCAAGGGTCCAGCTGCGGCCGCGCAATTGGATGGAGCGAAGGAGAATTCCCCCTCTCCGAAGAGGTCCAAAACCCTAGCGGCCAAATCCGACACTGTCTCGCAGACGgatgggaagaagaagaggtcaCCCTCACCGACCAAGGCTAAAGGCCAAGCTTCTCAACccgaggagaagaagcagccCGCTTCACTGAAGAATGCCAAACCCACAGATTCCCCAAAGTCTGAAGAGAAGAATACCACCCTAGAGCTCAAGAAGAAAGGCAGTGAGTTTGACCCGATGGCTGCTGCCTATTGGAAGCCTGGTGAGCCCGTGCCATTCCTGTTTCTGGCTCGGGCACTTGATCTCATCTCCAACGAGAGTGGCCGGATTGTCATTACTGAAATCCTATCAAATGTGTTCCGGACAGTGATGGCGACGACACCGGATGATCTCCTTGCAACGGTGTACCTCTCAGCCAATCGGATTGCGCCTCCTCATGAGGGGATTGAGCTCGGAATTGGGGATGCATCAGTCATCCGTGCACTTGCAGAAGCATACGGACGCAAAGAGGAGCATGTTAAGAAGGACCTTAAG GAATTGGGTGATTTGGGGCTTGTGGCGAAAGCAAGCAGGTCATCGCAGAAGATGATGTTTAAGCCAAAACCACTGACAATATCTCGGGTGCTTAGCACTTTTCGGACAATTGCAAAG GAGTCAGGCAAAGACAGCCAAGATAAAAAAAGAAACCATATCAAGGGACTTCTTGTTGCTGCGACTGACTGTGAACCTCAATACATTACACGTCTTCTTCAG TCAAAAATGAGGATCGGCCTGGCAGAGAAAACTGTCCAAATGGCTCTTGGGCAAGCTGCCGTATATTCTGACAAAAAATCTTCACCACCAGAAGTTCAATCACCTTTCGAAGAG GCtgcaaaaataattaaacaagtATATTCAGTTCTTCCAATCTACGATAAAATTGTCCCAGCACTACTTGAAGCTGGAGTTTGGAAGCTTCCAGAGACATGCAAATTTTCCATAGGTGTACCTGTTGGTCCTATGTTAGCAAAAGCAACAAAATCTGTCTCGGAGATCATTGACAAGTTTCAGGGGCTTGAGTACACTTGTGAGTACAAGTATGATGGTGAAAGGGCTCAG ATACATTGCATGGAGGATGGTTCGGTAGAGATTTATAGTCGGAATGCTGAAAGAAACACCGGAAAGTATCCAGATGTTGTTGATGCAGTTTCTAG ATTCCGAAAGCCTACAGTTAAATCATTTGTCTTGGACTGTGAAATTGTTGCCTACGAtcgtgaaaaaaagaaaattttgccTTTTCAG ATACTTAGCACAAGGGCCCGCAAAGGTGTTACCGTAAATGACATCAAAGTTTCTGTCTGTACTTTTGGCTTTGATATTCTTTACATGAATGGGAAACCTCTCCTCCAGGAACAACTCAAAATTCGTCGAGAG CATCTTTACAACTCTTTCGAGGAAGTACCAGGTGTTTTTCAATTGGCAACTGCAATTACATCAAATGACCTGGAGGAGATACAGAAATTTCTTGACACAGCTGTCAACTCCAG TTGTGAAGGGTTGATCATCAAGACATTGGATAAAGACGCTACATATGAGCCAGCGAAGCGATCAAACAATTGGTTGAAACTGAAGAAGGACTACATGGATAG TATTGGAGACTCTTTGGACTTGGTACCGATTGCTGCCTTTTATGGGAGAGGAAAACGGACAG GTGTCTTTGGATCATTCCTCCTGGCATGCTATGATGAGCAGAATGAAGAATATCAAACAATATGCAACATAG GTACTGGATTTTCTGAGCAACAGCTCGAAGAACGTTCTTCAAGCCTTCGAAGTAAAGTGATAGAAAAGCCTAAG GCATACTACAGATTTGCTGACACAATGGACCCTGATGTATGGTTTGAGCCGTCAGAG GTGTGGGAGGTTAAAGCTGCAGATCTGAGCATAAGTCCTGTGCATCGTGCTGCTAACGGTATAGTTGATCCAAACAAG GGTATCTCCTTAAGATTTCCTCGTTTGTTGCGATTACGTGATGATAAAAGCCCAGAACAGGCGACCACATCTGAGCAA GTCGCGGACATGTACCGGGCTCAAAAGATCAACCACGGTTATAACcaggaggatgaggatgatgactGA
- the LOC117835338 gene encoding BTB/POZ and MATH domain-containing protein 1 codes for MPAPDFTSANVGDAVMTSYLLDLDHYWQIKQLHPNGQRITSPPFKAGGCSWRIHYYPNGVSSSCEDYISIFVALDSRVSEPVKVWSRFTLLDLAAEEPVPVFVDRATPQHDFSDADVMFQVGDEVFSAHRSVLAARSPVFEAELNSVTRVAGECIRIDDMLPQVFESLLHFVYTDSLPEMTGAEEPMMAEHLLVAADRFGMQDLKLICEEKLLCTDINEDTIAKMLRLAVQHHCRLLRDACIEFLEDPPVLQAVMANDDEDLLELVAKTCPAVLKELWACDEDGCMQDELAMCF; via the exons ATGCCGGCGCCGGATTTCACCTCCGCCAACGTCGGGGACGCGGTGATGACCAGCTACCTTCTCGACCTCGATCACTACTGGCAAATAAAGCAGCTGCACCCCAATGGCCAGCGGATCACATCTCCCCCCTTCAAAGCTGGAGGTTGCTCCTGGCGCATCCACTACTACCCCAATggcgtctcctcctcctgcgaAGATTACATATCAATCTTCGTCGCCCTTGACAGCAGAGTCTCCGAGCCCGTCAAGGTATGGTCTAGGTTCACCCTGCTTGACCTGGCCGCGGAAGAACCAGTGCCAG TCTTCGTGGACAGGGCAACGCCGCAGCATGACTTctcggacgccgacgtcatgtTCCAAGTCGGCGACGAGGTGTTCAGCGCCCACAGGAGTGTTCTTGCGGCAAGGTCGCCGGTCTTTGAGGCGGAGCTCAATAGCGTGACGAGAGTGGCAGGAGAGTGCATACGGATCGATGATATGCTTCCTCAGGTGTTCGAGAGCCTGCTACACTTCGTATACACAGATTCGTTGCCGGAGATGACTGGGGCAGAAGAGCCTATGATGGCTGAGCACCTGCTGGTAGCGGCGGACAGGTTCGGCATGCAGGATCTCAAGCTGATCTGCGAGGAGAAACTGTTGTGCACGGATATAAACGAGGACACGATTGCAAAGATGCTGAGACTTGCTGTACAACACCACTGCCGTTTGCTCAGGGACGCTTGCATTGAGTTCCTTGAAGATCCTCCTGTACTCCAAGCAGTCATGGCAAACGACGACGAGGACTTACTTGAGCTTGTGGCTAAGACTTGCCCTGCGGTTTTGAAGGAGTTGTGGGCTTGTGATGAGGATGGCTGTATGCAAGACGAGTTGGCCATGTGCTTCTGA
- the LOC117837273 gene encoding uncharacterized protein, which yields MVSSFARSLRALRTWDGNRFSGASGSGAGNPDQDALGLPPPQPHHQPHRLTLHTAAPVVLGLPPPQPHHQPPPPVGAGVQQLQNQPAVAIRPVGQLGEAPGGYAALLGHPVRPAAPAVLGIPPPRPHHQPPPPVGASVLQLQKQPAVGIRPVGQLGEAPGGYAAQFGHPVPPADQPGPDPTPTPTTRTSSARPAGTIRCRRRINHGGISACATPAGSGSDSAVIASC from the exons ATGGTGTCGTCGTTCGCTCGTTCGCTGAGGGCGCTGCGGACATGGGACGGCAACCGCTTCTCGGGCGCGTCCGGGTCAGGAGCAG GGAACCCCGACCAGGACGCCCTgggcctccctcctcctcaaccccaCCATCAGCCTCACCGGTTGACGCTCCACACCGCCGCACCGGTCGTCCTgggcctccctcctcctcaaccccaCCATCAGCCTCCTCCGCCCGTCGGTGCCGGCGTGCAGCAGCTCCAGAACCAGCCCGCGGTCGCCATCCGCCCGGTGGGGCAGCTCGGTGAGGCGCCCGGAGGGTACGCCGCCCTACTCGGGCATCCAGTGCGCCCCGCCGCACCGGCCGTCCTGGGcattcctcctcctcgaccccaccaccagcctcctccgccCGTCGGTGCCAGCGTGCTGCAGCTCCAGAAACAGCCCGCGGTCGGCATCCGCCCGGTGGGGCAGCTCGGTGAGGCGCCCGGAGGGTACGCCGCCCAATTCGGGCATCCAGTTCCCCCCGCCGACCAGCCCGGACCGGACCCGACCCCGACCCCAACGACGAGGACCTCAAGTGCTCGGCCTGCCGGTACTATCCGGTGCCGACGAAGGATCAACCACGGTGGCATATCTGCGTGTGCGACGCCTGCAG GCAGTGGTTCCGATT